Below is a window of Cytophagaceae bacterium DNA.
CGATTTTAAAGTAAAAGCCAAACAAAAACAAATTGATTTGCAATTTTCAACTCCTTTTAAAGAATTAACGGCATTCTTTGACCCTCAAAAATTGGATAAAGTATTGTTCAATATTGTTTCTAATGCTTTTAAATATACACTGGAAGGCGGTCTTATTCATATTTCAATTTTGAAAAATATTGATAAAATTGAGATAAACATTGCTGATAATGGCATTGGGATGAATGAAGAAGATAAAGAACACGCCTTTGACTTATTTTACAGAGGAAACAAAAATATTTCATTAGGAACAGGATTAGGCTTAGCACTATCACACGAGTTTATTTCGCTGCATGGAGGAGAAATCAATCTTACTTCTGAAAAAGGGAAAGGAACTACATTTAAGATAATACTTCCCGTTATTGAAAGCGATCAGAATTTGTTTGGAAAAAATACATTTATTGAACAAAAAATAAATAAAGAATTTGAAGAAACTGAAACTATAATCCAACCAAATAAGCCAAATCAATCTTTTGAAAACACACTAATTCTTATTGAAGATAATCATGATTTAAACAATTTTTTAACAAAAAAACTTGAAACGACATATACAGTGGTTGCAAATGATAATGCAGAAAAAGGATGGGAAGAAATATTATCTTACATTCCTGATGTTATTATTTGTGATGTAATGTTGCCTGGTATGGATGGTTTCACTTTAACTCAAAAAGTAAAAGCTGATTTCAGAACCTCACATATCCCCGTTATTTTATTGACAGCAAAAAGTCAAATTGAAAGCCAAATTGAAGGGACAAAAGCCGGAGCAGACGCATATATAATGAAACCATTTAACCAGCAGCTATTAGAAGAAAAAATAAAAAGTTTAATTGAAAATCGGGATAGAATGAGGAAACGGTTTTCTAATGAAGTATTAACTCCGAATCATTTACAAAAAGGCGAACGAAGGTTTTTATATGAGTTGAAGCTTTAATTGATAAGAACATTAAAGATAGCACACTTTCGGTTGAAAAATTAAGTCAGGAGCTGGGTATGTCCAGAGTTCAGTTATTTAGAAAAATTTCAGCATTAACAAATAAAAATGTTGCAGATTATATTGGGGAATATAAGCTTCAAAAAGCAAAAATTTTATTAAAGGAACAAGAACTTAACATTGCTGAAATTGCTTATGAATTAGGCTTTAATTCACCCAGCTATTTCACAACATTCTTTAAACAAAAAACTAACCAAACTCCTACGGAATGGAAAAATTCCAATGGGTAACAATAGTGAAATAATTTGTTACAAAATTATAATTATTTCAAATTGTTAAGGTTGTTTTATTACTTAAAATATTAATCTATAGCAACTTATACAATTGAATCAAAATTGATAGTATTTGATTCAATACTGATGTTTTCCCCGATATTATTAAAATAATTTTGGCTCATCAAAAACTTTACAAAGTTTACAATGAATCAAAATTTAAAGATTTTTTTCTGGTCTTTATCAGCAGCCCTGGGAGGTTTTCTATTTGGTTTCGATACGGCAGTAATATCTGGAGTTGAGCAAACACTTCAAAAGCTATGGAACCTAAATGCTTTTGAGCATGGAATTACTGTTTCTATCGCTTTGATCGGAACCGTAATTGGGTCTATAATAGGCGGATTTCCAGCTGATAAATTTGGACGAAAAATCTCACTTTTAATTATTGCCTTACTTTATTTAATTTCTTCAATAGGCACAGCCTATGCTGTTGACTGGCCAATTTTTTTAATTTTCAGATTTTTTGGTGGCCTTGGAGTAGGAGTATCTTCTGTTGTAGCTCCCTTATATATATCCGAAATTGCACCAGCACAAAAACGAGGCAGATTGGTCGCTATGTTCCAATTCAATATTGTTTTTGGTATCCTCATGGCCTATTTATCAAATTTTCTACTTTCCGGAATTGGTGAAAATGCCTGGAGATGGATGTTGGGTGTTCAGGCTTTCCCTTCATTGATTTTTATTATAACAGTATTTTTTATTCCCGAGAGTCCCAGATGGTTGATTTTGAAAAGAGGAGATATCTCCACTGCCAGAACTATTTTAAATACAATTGATGGTGAATCTGCTGAAAAAATAATTGAATCTATAAAAAATACAAAGTCAAAAGTACATGTCAACTTGTTTCAAAAAGCATATAGTAAACCAATTATGCTGGCTGTTTTATTTGCGGTGTTTAATCAAGTTTCCGGAATAAATGCTATTATTTATTTTGCCCCAAGGATCTTTGAAATGGCTGGAATAGGGAAAGATTCAGCGTTACTATCTTCAGCAGGAATTGGCCTGATCAACTTAGTTTCTACATTATTAGGGATTTCTCTAATTGATAAATTTGGCCGTAAAATATTAATGATTGTTGGATCGTGCGGTCTAATACTTACGCTAATTCTGGTAGCACAAGCCTTTTATACAAAAAATATGGGCATGAATGTTCCTTTCTACCTGTTCGCTTACATAACATTTTTTGCTTTTTCACAAGGTGCAGTTATCTGGGTATTTATTTCAGAAATATTTCCTAATGAAGTGAGGGCAAACGGGCAGGCATTAGGAAGTTTTACCCATTGGCTTATGGCATCAATCATCACTTTTACTTTTCCATATATAGCCGAAACCTTCGGTGGAGGTATAGTATTCAGCTTTTTTGCTTTTATGATGGTGCTTCAATTAGTTTTTGCTTTGAAAATAATGCCCGAAACTAAAGGAAAAACGCTTGAAAATATGGAACAAATAATCATTGCTCACTAAGGATATGGAAAATAAAGAAATAGTCTGTTTTGGAGAGATGTTGTGGGATATGTTACCTGCTGGAAAAATGCCTGGAGGTGCTCCAATGAATGTTGCGATTCATTTAAAGAATTTTGGCAATAATGTGAATTTGATTAGCAAGGTAGGAAATGATGATATGGGAATTGAACTGTTGGAATTTGTTGAAAGTTGCGGCCTGCCCACTCATTTTATTCAAAAAAGTGAAACACATTTGACCGGCATTGTAAAGGTTAATCTTGATAATAAAAATAGTGTTACTTATAAGATTGTTGAGCCGGTTGCCTGGGATTATATAGAATTGACTGAAGATGCCCTGGAAATAGCCAGCAAAGCAGATTGTTTGATTTTTGGAAGTCTGGCAGCCCGATCGGCCATTACTTTTAATTCATTAAAAGAATTGTTAAACGTTTCAAAATATCGTGTTTTTGATATCAATCTCAGAAAGCCATTTTTTGAAAAGAGTAATATCAGGTTCTTGCTGGAAAATACTGATTTGCTCAAACTTAATGAGGATGAATTAGAAATTGTTACAGGATGGTTTGAC
It encodes the following:
- a CDS encoding helix-turn-helix transcriptional regulator, whose product is MSRVQLFRKISALTNKNVADYIGEYKLQKAKILLKEQELNIAEIAYELGFNSPSYFTTFFKQKTNQTPTEWKNSNG
- a CDS encoding sugar porter family MFS transporter, whose translation is MNQNLKIFFWSLSAALGGFLFGFDTAVISGVEQTLQKLWNLNAFEHGITVSIALIGTVIGSIIGGFPADKFGRKISLLIIALLYLISSIGTAYAVDWPIFLIFRFFGGLGVGVSSVVAPLYISEIAPAQKRGRLVAMFQFNIVFGILMAYLSNFLLSGIGENAWRWMLGVQAFPSLIFIITVFFIPESPRWLILKRGDISTARTILNTIDGESAEKIIESIKNTKSKVHVNLFQKAYSKPIMLAVLFAVFNQVSGINAIIYFAPRIFEMAGIGKDSALLSSAGIGLINLVSTLLGISLIDKFGRKILMIVGSCGLILTLILVAQAFYTKNMGMNVPFYLFAYITFFAFSQGAVIWVFISEIFPNEVRANGQALGSFTHWLMASIITFTFPYIAETFGGGIVFSFFAFMMVLQLVFALKIMPETKGKTLENMEQIIIAH
- a CDS encoding carbohydrate kinase, coding for MENKEIVCFGEMLWDMLPAGKMPGGAPMNVAIHLKNFGNNVNLISKVGNDDMGIELLEFVESCGLPTHFIQKSETHLTGIVKVNLDNKNSVTYKIVEPVAWDYIELTEDALEIASKADCLIFGSLAARSAITFNSLKELLNVSKYRVFDINLRKPFFEKSNIRFLLENTDLLKLNEDELEIVTGWFDKTGTQQDKIEGISELFGVKTICVTLGERGAVLYHNNQFFFSEGFPVEVKDTIGSGDSFLASFISNFLRNEPIQDALTKACATGAMVAQQDGATPKVNEQDVQYFINKRLKMSEL